From one Nothobranchius furzeri strain GRZ-AD chromosome 2, NfurGRZ-RIMD1, whole genome shotgun sequence genomic stretch:
- the LOC139061522 gene encoding zinc finger MYM-type protein 1-like isoform X1 has protein sequence MTFNLSEMKRKGSISSFFSPKSKVRQTETNQLCCGGDELEREREEQHKCDKEQDQGQEEMIEGHSGAVMEKGEDHHQDEEGERRDGMQGSDSGNTESETSPNISSRAGPHDISKSWCEGPAQPKLQSFPKTFQGGARRSFHSDWYKSHPWLEYSQLNNSAYCFACRHFSLPDAPRTVFTSLEGYQNWKKAKMKDSGFCSHARSESHVNAMFAWTENKKTMDKNASLFAIMDEENKKQLTENQYYIKTLAEILVLTATENVAQRSHRETSDSEKKGIFLSMLDLLSNHNPVIKKRLEQQAKNAKYTSKTIQNEILECLAGMVKKEIIQEVKKSKQFSVIVDETRDVQKKEQISFVLRYYYSGVVHESFLEFEVAEQMDAAALSDKIINFLEKHGLEYKDNLVGQGYDGAAVMRGAHAGVQAKIKEVAKHAFYVHCSAHCLNLVIVDAVKSVADAGNFFSLLERMYTFISGSYVHNRWLEVQREMFDGAPRELQQLSDTRWACRHIACRNVMDRLPAIVQVLEEIASEKHPQRAVEARGILAQIDLNFAGCLVLFRKVLSDSKYLSDLLQSKTVDYSKVVELVESLKETLIQYRSHDSFEEMWSETLELCTRSNIETTQHKPKRPRVTSKVLQGSVVASTLGQHEVPDNKHTFCVSVYYPVLDNMIGEIGRRFSNTNCNIMQGVQSLNPSSQTFLREETVLLLAEAYDSNTEDLKHELHQIRRVLLRKKGQKESPTTLMEMTQFLDPYQDVFHELYRLCKIAVVLPVSSASCERSFSTLRLIKTYLRSAMTEKRLSSLAVLSIESKRAKSLDLDEFVKCFAEQHGNRRIQLL, from the exons ATGACTTTCAATCTTTCAGAAATGAAGAGGAAAGGTAGTATCTCTAGCTTTTTCTCACCAAAGAGTAAGGTGAGACAAACAGAGACTAACCAGCTCTGTTGTGGAGGAGATGAgctggaaagagagagagaagagcaaCACAAATGTGACAAAGAGCAAGATCAGGGACAGGAGGAAATGATAGAAGGGCACAGCGGTGCAGTGATGGAGAAGGGAGAGGATCACCACCAggatgaggagggagaaagacgAGACGGTATGCAGGGCTCAGATAGTGGAAACACAGAGTCTGAAACATCACCAAACATCTCCAGTCGAGCTGGTCCACACG ACATATCCAAGTCCTGGTGTGAGGGACCGGCACAACCAAAGCTCCAGAGTTTTCCTAAGACATTTCAAGGAGGAGCCAGGAGAAGCTTTCACAGTGACTGGTACAAATCCCATCCATGGCTGGAGTACTCACAGTTGAACAATTCAGCATACTGTTTTGCCTGTAGGCATTTTTCCCTCCCTGATGCTCCAAGGACTGTTTTCACCTCCCTTGAGGGTTATCAAAATTGGAAAAAGGCAAAAATGAAAGACAGCGGTTTCTGTTCTCATGCAAGATCAGAAAGCCATGTAAATGCAATGTTTGCATGGACAGAGAACAAAAAAACTATGGACAAAAATGCttcattatttgcaataatgGATGAGGAAAATAAGAAACAGTTGACTGAAAATCAGTATTACATTAAAACACTGGCTGAGATCCTTGTTCTAACTGCAACAGAAAATGTAGCCCAGCGGAGTCACAGGGAGACTTCAGATTCTGAGAAAAAAGGGATTTTTCTATCTATGTTAGATCTGCTAAGTAACCATAATCCTGTCATTAAAAAAAGACTTGAACAACAAGCGAAAAATGCTAAGTACACTAGTAAAACAATCCAAAATGAAATACTTGAATGCCTAGCTGGAATGGTTAAAAAGGAAATCATTCAAGAGGTTAAAAAGAGCAAGCAGTTTTCAGTGATTGTGGATGAAACTAGAGATGttcaaaaaaaagaacaaatttcTTTTGTTCTGAGATACTATTACAGTGGTGTGGTTCATGAGAGTTTTCTTGAGTTTGAAGTGGCAGAACAGATGGATGCTGCTGCCTTAAGTGACAAGATCATAAACTTTCTTGAGAAGCATGGCCTAGAGTACAAGGACAACCTCGTAGGTCAAGGCTATGATGGTGCAGCAGTTATGCGTGGGGCACATGCAGGTGTCCAAGCTAAAATAAAAGAAGTGGCTAAACATGCCTTTTATGTTCACTGCAGCGCACATTGCTTAAACTTGGTCATTGTAGATGCTGTAAAAAGTGTGGCAGATGCAGGAAACTTCTTCTCCTTGTTGGAACGAATGTACACATTCATATCTGGCTCTTATGTACATAACAGATGGCTGGAAGTGCAGCGGGAGATGTTTGATGGTGCACCACGAGAGCTTCAACAGCTAAGTGATACACGCTGGGCTTGTAGGCACATAGCATGTCGCAATGTTATGGACAGGTTGCCTGCAATTGTACAGGTGCTTGAAGAGATTGCATCTGAGAAACATCCACAAAGAGCTGTTGAAGCAAGAGGGATATTGGCTCAGATTGATCTAAATTTTGCCGGATGTCTTGTTCTCTTTCGAAAGGTTCTCAGTGACTCCAAATATTTATCAGACCTGCTCCAGTCTAAAACGGTGGATTATTCCAAGGTTGTTGAGCTTGTTGAATCACTAAAAGAGACACTGATCCAGTACCGTAGTCATGACTCTTTTGAGGAAATGTGGAGTGAAACACTTGAGTTATGCACACGAAGCAACATTGAGACAACTCAGCACAAACCAAAGAGGCCAAGAGTCACATCAAAGGTGCTTCAGGGCAGTGTCGTTGCCTCCACCTTAGGACAGCATGAAGTTCCAGATAACAAACACACTTTTTGCGTCTCTGTGTACTATCCAGTTCTGGATAACATGATTGGAGAAATAGGAAGAAGATTTTCTAACACAAACTGTAACATAATGCAAGGTGTGCAGTCACTAAATCCATCAAGTCAGACATTTTTGAGAGAGGAGACTGTTCTTTTGTTGGCTGAAGCTTATGATTCCAACACTGAGGATCTCAAACATGAGTTACATCAGATAAGAAGGGTGTTGCTGAGAAAAAAAGGGCAAAAAGAGAGTCCTACCACTCTGATGGAGATGACTCAGTTTTTAGACCCATATCAGGATGTTTTTCATGAATTGTACAGGTTGTGTAAAATAGCTGTTGTTTTACCAGTAAGCAGTGCATCCTGTGAACGAAGTTTTTCAACTCTCAGGCTCATAAAGACCTATTTGCGGTCTGCTATGACAGAGAAAAGACTATCAAGCTTGGCTGTACTCAGCATTGAATCTAAACGGGCAAAATCTTTGGATCTTGATGAGTTTGTAAAGTGTTTTGCTGAGCAACATGGAAACCGCCGCATTCAGCTGTTGTAG
- the LOC139061522 gene encoding zinc finger MYM-type protein 1-like isoform X2 codes for MKRKGSISSFFSPKSKVRQTETNQLCCGGDELEREREEQHKCDKEQDQGQEEMIEGHSGAVMEKGEDHHQDEEGERRDGMQGSDSGNTESETSPNISSRAGPHDISKSWCEGPAQPKLQSFPKTFQGGARRSFHSDWYKSHPWLEYSQLNNSAYCFACRHFSLPDAPRTVFTSLEGYQNWKKAKMKDSGFCSHARSESHVNAMFAWTENKKTMDKNASLFAIMDEENKKQLTENQYYIKTLAEILVLTATENVAQRSHRETSDSEKKGIFLSMLDLLSNHNPVIKKRLEQQAKNAKYTSKTIQNEILECLAGMVKKEIIQEVKKSKQFSVIVDETRDVQKKEQISFVLRYYYSGVVHESFLEFEVAEQMDAAALSDKIINFLEKHGLEYKDNLVGQGYDGAAVMRGAHAGVQAKIKEVAKHAFYVHCSAHCLNLVIVDAVKSVADAGNFFSLLERMYTFISGSYVHNRWLEVQREMFDGAPRELQQLSDTRWACRHIACRNVMDRLPAIVQVLEEIASEKHPQRAVEARGILAQIDLNFAGCLVLFRKVLSDSKYLSDLLQSKTVDYSKVVELVESLKETLIQYRSHDSFEEMWSETLELCTRSNIETTQHKPKRPRVTSKVLQGSVVASTLGQHEVPDNKHTFCVSVYYPVLDNMIGEIGRRFSNTNCNIMQGVQSLNPSSQTFLREETVLLLAEAYDSNTEDLKHELHQIRRVLLRKKGQKESPTTLMEMTQFLDPYQDVFHELYRLCKIAVVLPVSSASCERSFSTLRLIKTYLRSAMTEKRLSSLAVLSIESKRAKSLDLDEFVKCFAEQHGNRRIQLL; via the exons ATGAAGAGGAAAGGTAGTATCTCTAGCTTTTTCTCACCAAAGAGTAAGGTGAGACAAACAGAGACTAACCAGCTCTGTTGTGGAGGAGATGAgctggaaagagagagagaagagcaaCACAAATGTGACAAAGAGCAAGATCAGGGACAGGAGGAAATGATAGAAGGGCACAGCGGTGCAGTGATGGAGAAGGGAGAGGATCACCACCAggatgaggagggagaaagacgAGACGGTATGCAGGGCTCAGATAGTGGAAACACAGAGTCTGAAACATCACCAAACATCTCCAGTCGAGCTGGTCCACACG ACATATCCAAGTCCTGGTGTGAGGGACCGGCACAACCAAAGCTCCAGAGTTTTCCTAAGACATTTCAAGGAGGAGCCAGGAGAAGCTTTCACAGTGACTGGTACAAATCCCATCCATGGCTGGAGTACTCACAGTTGAACAATTCAGCATACTGTTTTGCCTGTAGGCATTTTTCCCTCCCTGATGCTCCAAGGACTGTTTTCACCTCCCTTGAGGGTTATCAAAATTGGAAAAAGGCAAAAATGAAAGACAGCGGTTTCTGTTCTCATGCAAGATCAGAAAGCCATGTAAATGCAATGTTTGCATGGACAGAGAACAAAAAAACTATGGACAAAAATGCttcattatttgcaataatgGATGAGGAAAATAAGAAACAGTTGACTGAAAATCAGTATTACATTAAAACACTGGCTGAGATCCTTGTTCTAACTGCAACAGAAAATGTAGCCCAGCGGAGTCACAGGGAGACTTCAGATTCTGAGAAAAAAGGGATTTTTCTATCTATGTTAGATCTGCTAAGTAACCATAATCCTGTCATTAAAAAAAGACTTGAACAACAAGCGAAAAATGCTAAGTACACTAGTAAAACAATCCAAAATGAAATACTTGAATGCCTAGCTGGAATGGTTAAAAAGGAAATCATTCAAGAGGTTAAAAAGAGCAAGCAGTTTTCAGTGATTGTGGATGAAACTAGAGATGttcaaaaaaaagaacaaatttcTTTTGTTCTGAGATACTATTACAGTGGTGTGGTTCATGAGAGTTTTCTTGAGTTTGAAGTGGCAGAACAGATGGATGCTGCTGCCTTAAGTGACAAGATCATAAACTTTCTTGAGAAGCATGGCCTAGAGTACAAGGACAACCTCGTAGGTCAAGGCTATGATGGTGCAGCAGTTATGCGTGGGGCACATGCAGGTGTCCAAGCTAAAATAAAAGAAGTGGCTAAACATGCCTTTTATGTTCACTGCAGCGCACATTGCTTAAACTTGGTCATTGTAGATGCTGTAAAAAGTGTGGCAGATGCAGGAAACTTCTTCTCCTTGTTGGAACGAATGTACACATTCATATCTGGCTCTTATGTACATAACAGATGGCTGGAAGTGCAGCGGGAGATGTTTGATGGTGCACCACGAGAGCTTCAACAGCTAAGTGATACACGCTGGGCTTGTAGGCACATAGCATGTCGCAATGTTATGGACAGGTTGCCTGCAATTGTACAGGTGCTTGAAGAGATTGCATCTGAGAAACATCCACAAAGAGCTGTTGAAGCAAGAGGGATATTGGCTCAGATTGATCTAAATTTTGCCGGATGTCTTGTTCTCTTTCGAAAGGTTCTCAGTGACTCCAAATATTTATCAGACCTGCTCCAGTCTAAAACGGTGGATTATTCCAAGGTTGTTGAGCTTGTTGAATCACTAAAAGAGACACTGATCCAGTACCGTAGTCATGACTCTTTTGAGGAAATGTGGAGTGAAACACTTGAGTTATGCACACGAAGCAACATTGAGACAACTCAGCACAAACCAAAGAGGCCAAGAGTCACATCAAAGGTGCTTCAGGGCAGTGTCGTTGCCTCCACCTTAGGACAGCATGAAGTTCCAGATAACAAACACACTTTTTGCGTCTCTGTGTACTATCCAGTTCTGGATAACATGATTGGAGAAATAGGAAGAAGATTTTCTAACACAAACTGTAACATAATGCAAGGTGTGCAGTCACTAAATCCATCAAGTCAGACATTTTTGAGAGAGGAGACTGTTCTTTTGTTGGCTGAAGCTTATGATTCCAACACTGAGGATCTCAAACATGAGTTACATCAGATAAGAAGGGTGTTGCTGAGAAAAAAAGGGCAAAAAGAGAGTCCTACCACTCTGATGGAGATGACTCAGTTTTTAGACCCATATCAGGATGTTTTTCATGAATTGTACAGGTTGTGTAAAATAGCTGTTGTTTTACCAGTAAGCAGTGCATCCTGTGAACGAAGTTTTTCAACTCTCAGGCTCATAAAGACCTATTTGCGGTCTGCTATGACAGAGAAAAGACTATCAAGCTTGGCTGTACTCAGCATTGAATCTAAACGGGCAAAATCTTTGGATCTTGATGAGTTTGTAAAGTGTTTTGCTGAGCAACATGGAAACCGCCGCATTCAGCTGTTGTAG